A segment of the Candidatus Sulfotelmatobacter sp. genome:
TGATTCCCGCGGCGCTGGTGTCGTCGGTGATCTTCGGCTTCGGTCATCTCTACCAGGGGCCGCGCGGCATCCTGCTCACTTCGCTGGTGGGCGGTTTCCTCGCCGCGGTCTACCTGCTGTCGCGCTCGCTGTTCCCCGGCATGCTGTTCCATTTCCTGATGGACGCCTACTCCGGGCGCCTCATGTACGCGGTGTATCGCGACGCGGGCCAGTCGCCGCCGACCGCTCCCGAGGTCGCGGCGTGAGCGAGAGCTACGACGTCGCGATCGCCGGACTCGGCGCGATGGGCAGCGCCGCCGCCTACCATCTCGCGCGCCGCGGGCAGCGCGTCATCGGATTCGATCGCTTCGCGCCGCCGCACGATCGCGGTTCTTCGCACGGCGAGAGCCGCATCATCCGCGTCGCGTATTTCGAGGATCCGCGCTACGTGCCGCTGGTGAAGCGGGCGTGGGAGCTGTGGCTCGAGCTGGAATCCGAGTCGGGTGCCGACCTGCTCCAATCGACCGGCGGTCTGATGATCGGGCCGCGCGAGGGGGTACTGGTGAGCGGCGCGCTCGCGAGCGCGAGCGCTCACGGACTGCCACACGATCTGCTCGACGCCGAGGCGCTGGCGGCGCGCTTCCCGGCGCATCGCCCCAACGACGACGACGTGGCGGTGTGGGAGCCCCAGGCCGGCGTGCTCGATCCCGAAGCGTGCGTGGCCACGCACCTCGAGGGCGCGCGCGTGGCCGGAGCCGCGTTGCGCTTCGACGAACCGGTGGATGGCTGGCAGGCGAACGGCGCCGGGGTGCGCATCGCCACCGGCCGCGACAGCTATCGCGCGCGGCGTCTGATTCTCGCCGCCGGTTCGTGGCTGCCCCGGTTGCTGCGCGAACCGTTGTTCCCGCTCGAGATCACGAGGCAACCGCTGGTATGGTTCGCGCCGACCGTCCCGATCGAGGCATTCGACGCCGAGCGCTTTCCGATCTTCATCCGCGAGCACGAGCCGGGGCGATTCATCTACGGCTTTCCGCGCCGGGCGGGGCGCATCAAGTTCGCGATTCACATGGAGGGCGAAGCCACCGATCCGGACCA
Coding sequences within it:
- the solA gene encoding N-methyl-L-tryptophan oxidase, with amino-acid sequence MSESYDVAIAGLGAMGSAAAYHLARRGQRVIGFDRFAPPHDRGSSHGESRIIRVAYFEDPRYVPLVKRAWELWLELESESGADLLQSTGGLMIGPREGVLVSGALASASAHGLPHDLLDAEALAARFPAHRPNDDDVAVWEPQAGVLDPEACVATHLEGARVAGAALRFDEPVDGWQANGAGVRIATGRDSYRARRLILAAGSWLPRLLREPLFPLEITRQPLVWFAPTVPIEAFDAERFPIFIREHEPGRFIYGFPRRAGRIKFAIHMEGEATDPDQVRRAVSDDEVEKVRAILRRCVPGAAGECVDRAVCLYTSTRDQHFRLGPHPAHPQVLVASCCSGHGFKFSSAIGEVLADLATGARPAYDLNPFALER
- a CDS encoding CPBP family intramembrane glutamic endopeptidase, whose product is IPAALVSSVIFGFGHLYQGPRGILLTSLVGGFLAAVYLLSRSLFPGMLFHFLMDAYSGRLMYAVYRDAGQSPPTAPEVAA